The segment ACAGACACCCCGCCTGCTGCCTGCGTAACAAGCGGATACACGGCAAAGGACGGGTCTCCCATGAGCACCTCGTCGCCGGGCTTTAAAAAGGTGCGGATTAGAAGCTCGATAATCTCATTCGAGCCGTTGCCGATGATGAGCGAATCCTCAGATACCTTCAAAAACGCCGCAAGCCGCTTCTTTAGATAGTAGCACGAGCCGTCCGGGTAGCGGTTTAGTTTGGTAAGCTCCCTGGCTATCGCCTCGACCGCCTTCTTAGAGGGGCCAAGCGGGTTCTCGTTACTGGCAAGCTTTATCGAACCCTGTATGCCGAGCTCGCGCTCGAGTTCCTCGATAGGCTTACCCGGAGGATACGGAGTAAGAGCTGCAATGCCGTCACTTACGGTTATATTCATCTCTTCCATCGTCTTTGCCATCTTCGCTATGCGCCTATACTCGACTTCGGGTACGAACCAAGCACCTTTATAAATGAGCTAAGCTCGGATACGTCGTGTATCGCGTCCTTTATTTTTTTATCTGTTGCGTGGCCGTCTATGTCAACAAAGAACACATACTGCCATGCCTTTGTCCGAAGCGGCCTTGACTCTATTTTCGTAAGGTTGATGTTACGCCTCGCAAACGCGCCGAGCATCTTAAAGAGCGCTCCCGGCGCGTCCTTTATGGCAAAGAGCACCGAGGTCTTATCATGCCCGGTCTTCTTTGCCTCTTTCTTGCTGATTACGAGAAAGCGCGTTATATTGTTCGGGTTGTCCTCTATCTTTCTCTCAACGGCTTTCAGGTCGTATATCTTTGCCGCTGCCTCGCTAGATATCGCCGCGATGGATGAGTCCATGGAGGCCATCTCCGCTGCCATGGCTGTGCTCGATACATCCATAGTCGAGACATTTGGCATGTGCGTCTTAAGCCACTTCGAGCACTGCGCGAGCCCGTGCGGGTGCGAGCAGACCTTCGCTATTTTCTCCATCTTGCCGCTCTTATTTAAAAGCGACATGGAGATTTCCACCATCACCTCAGCGCATATCTTTAGCGTGGAGGTGACGAACAAATCAAGCGTATGCGTAACTGCGCCCTCTGCCGAGCTTTCTACCGGCACAACACCGTAGTCGGCCATGCCCCTGTCAACCGCATCGAAGACCTCGGAGATGTCTTTTTTCGGGTTAAGCGAGCCCGAGAGCCCAAAGTGCTGCATCGCTGCCTGATGCGTGAACGTGCCAAGAGGGCCGAGAAAGGCAATCTTTAACGGCTTTTCAA is part of the Deltaproteobacteria bacterium genome and harbors:
- the pheA gene encoding prephenate dehydratase, coding for MKNSGKLKQLRKRIDSLDVELVKLLNKRASIAVEVGKTKLAESKEFYVPEREREVLNKVSALSKGPLNAKLIKNIYREIMSATLSVEKPLKIAFLGPLGTFTHQAAMQHFGLSGSLNPKKDISEVFDAVDRGMADYGVVPVESSAEGAVTHTLDLFVTSTLKICAEVMVEISMSLLNKSGKMEKIAKVCSHPHGLAQCSKWLKTHMPNVSTMDVSSTAMAAEMASMDSSIAAISSEAAAKIYDLKAVERKIEDNPNNITRFLVISKKEAKKTGHDKTSVLFAIKDAPGALFKMLGAFARRNINLTKIESRPLRTKAWQYVFFVDIDGHATDKKIKDAIHDVSELSSFIKVLGSYPKSSIGA